In Aristaeella hokkaidonensis, the following are encoded in one genomic region:
- a CDS encoding extracellular solute-binding protein, which yields MKRFLSVILALSLFLSLAVVSAHAEDITLDVIIAQYGPNTQEWFLGSGMDGSNFVAKFEEANPGIKLNLEVVSWNDLYTVVSTRISNNNAPDILNIDVFADYANEGLLMPVSEYCPDELFQDFFPSFIEQSVIDGTVWAVPDLASARALFYNEDLLKEAGVDKVPETWAELEDASQAILDAFGGEVYPWGVDMTTDEGQAAFAYYTWGNNGGFVDENGEWILNSDANVEAIEYAIGLVNKGFTNPNPATQTRYDLQDMFAAGKMAMLIAPNQLPTYIIDKEGTVVPGTAALPHNEGAGSSSVGVMDRIMAFKDETAPDQAARNEAIGKFLTFFYDPANYVGWVSMEGFLPAVNSAVGALVEADPSFQAWLDVLGGAKFYPTTKAEWNDVKQGVIEVEQQALTGGNVKELLDALQAKITGK from the coding sequence ATGAAGAGATTTTTGTCTGTGATTCTTGCCCTGTCCCTGTTCCTCTCCCTGGCGGTTGTTTCCGCTCATGCGGAGGACATTACGCTGGACGTCATCATCGCCCAGTACGGCCCCAACACCCAGGAATGGTTCCTTGGATCGGGCATGGATGGTTCCAACTTCGTCGCGAAGTTTGAGGAAGCCAACCCCGGCATCAAGCTGAATCTGGAAGTTGTCTCCTGGAATGACCTGTACACGGTTGTCTCCACCCGGATTAGCAATAACAACGCGCCGGACATCCTGAATATCGACGTGTTTGCCGATTACGCGAATGAAGGCCTGCTGATGCCCGTTTCCGAGTACTGCCCGGACGAGCTGTTCCAGGACTTCTTCCCCTCCTTCATTGAGCAGTCCGTCATCGACGGAACTGTCTGGGCCGTTCCGGACCTGGCTTCTGCCCGTGCCCTGTTCTACAATGAAGACCTGCTCAAGGAAGCCGGCGTTGACAAGGTGCCGGAAACCTGGGCTGAACTGGAAGACGCTTCCCAGGCGATCCTGGATGCCTTCGGCGGCGAAGTGTATCCCTGGGGCGTTGATATGACCACCGATGAAGGTCAGGCCGCTTTCGCCTATTACACCTGGGGCAACAACGGCGGTTTCGTGGACGAGAACGGCGAATGGATCCTGAATTCCGACGCCAACGTTGAGGCCATCGAATATGCTATCGGCCTGGTAAACAAGGGCTTCACCAACCCGAACCCTGCCACCCAGACCCGTTATGACCTGCAGGATATGTTCGCTGCCGGCAAGATGGCCATGCTGATTGCCCCCAACCAGCTGCCCACCTACATCATCGACAAGGAAGGCACCGTGGTTCCCGGAACCGCTGCTCTGCCGCACAATGAAGGTGCCGGCTCCAGTTCCGTCGGCGTCATGGACCGTATCATGGCTTTCAAGGATGAAACTGCTCCCGATCAGGCTGCCCGTAACGAAGCCATCGGCAAGTTCCTGACCTTCTTCTATGATCCCGCCAATTATGTCGGCTGGGTTTCCATGGAAGGCTTCCTGCCCGCTGTGAACTCTGCTGTTGGCGCTCTGGTTGAAGCTGATCCTTCCTTCCAGGCCTGGCTGGACGTGCTGGGCGGTGCCAAGTTCTATCCCACCACCAAGGCGGAATGGAACGATGTGAAGCAGGGCGTTATCGAAGTTGAACAGCAGGCCCTCACCGGTGGCAACGTGAAGGAACTGCTGGATGCGCTGCAGGCGAAGATCACCGGTAAATAA
- a CDS encoding endonuclease/exonuclease/phosphatase family protein, whose protein sequence is MKIVGKILKALLCIVGILILLLLLAVGVFTVAEYRPADTEVIIAQQETEAVLETGRPLTIVSWNCGYGALGDNADFFMDGGSSVYTADQARVESNLAGIRDALKTLNPDFLILQEVDINSARSHGLDERAVLRETLPGASESFAYNFNTLFVPYPIPPMGHVESGLYTLSAAVPGSSARISLPVPFSWPIRLFNLKRCLLVSRFPVKDSDRELVLINLHLEAYDDGEGKEAQARQLTALMQEEYAKGNYVIAGGDFNQRFTNIDQSAYPVYEGMWQPGVIDAASFGSDFTLLMDNSFPTCRSLDRAYAGADKEGFQFYLIDGFIVSANVHAESVETLDYGFTCTDHNPVRMIFTLE, encoded by the coding sequence ATGAAAATCGTCGGAAAGATCCTGAAAGCGCTGCTCTGTATCGTCGGGATACTGATTCTGCTGCTCCTCCTGGCGGTTGGCGTGTTCACCGTTGCCGAATACCGCCCTGCCGACACGGAGGTTATCATAGCGCAGCAGGAAACTGAAGCTGTCCTGGAAACAGGCAGACCGCTGACCATCGTCTCCTGGAACTGCGGTTACGGTGCCCTGGGCGATAATGCTGATTTCTTCATGGACGGAGGATCATCCGTCTACACGGCTGATCAGGCAAGGGTGGAAAGCAACCTTGCAGGCATCCGTGACGCCCTGAAAACCCTGAATCCTGATTTCCTGATTCTGCAGGAAGTGGATATCAATTCTGCCCGCAGCCACGGGCTGGATGAACGCGCCGTCCTGCGGGAAACTCTTCCAGGCGCCAGTGAATCCTTTGCCTATAACTTCAATACGCTTTTTGTTCCCTATCCGATTCCACCGATGGGGCATGTGGAGAGCGGCCTGTATACTCTGAGCGCTGCCGTACCCGGAAGCTCGGCACGGATTTCCCTGCCGGTTCCCTTCTCCTGGCCGATCCGGCTTTTCAACCTGAAAAGATGCCTGCTGGTCAGCCGCTTCCCTGTCAAGGATTCTGACCGGGAGCTGGTACTGATCAATCTGCATCTGGAAGCCTATGATGACGGCGAAGGCAAGGAGGCCCAGGCCCGCCAGCTTACCGCCCTGATGCAGGAAGAGTATGCTAAAGGCAATTATGTTATCGCCGGCGGTGATTTCAACCAGCGCTTTACCAATATCGACCAGAGCGCTTATCCTGTATATGAAGGCATGTGGCAGCCCGGCGTGATCGATGCCGCTTCCTTCGGCAGCGACTTCACCCTGCTGATGGATAACAGCTTCCCCACCTGCCGTTCTCTGGACCGGGCCTACGCCGGTGCAGATAAAGAGGGGTTCCAGTTCTATCTGATTGACGGATTCATCGTCTCCGCAAACGTCCATGCCGAATCTGTCGAGACCCTGGATTATGGCTTCACCTGCACCGATCACAATCCTGTCCGGATGATTTTTACACTCGAATAA
- a CDS encoding MgtC/SapB family protein produces the protein MDTVFIVKDPIAGLLGNWATDLTVASLLLRILLSLILGAIIGWERSNKRHSAGLRTFMLAFLVGTLVAILDSYVFAASSGHAFFLLSAGTIIGASIITVHSVFYSSKNQIKGLTTAVGLWVSIVIGISLGLGCYTVAIAAYAALLCILFWFPPLEIAFNNHSNHFEVHLELTNSVCLQDFVTVIRRLGLTIDEIEQNPAYVGSGLSVYSISITISSEMLKKYKTHSEIIEALKSLDYVYHIEEMRA, from the coding sequence ATGGACACTGTTTTTATCGTTAAGGATCCGATTGCCGGTCTGTTGGGAAACTGGGCAACCGATCTGACCGTGGCTTCCCTGCTGCTGAGGATCCTGCTTTCGCTGATCCTGGGAGCCATCATCGGATGGGAGCGTTCCAACAAAAGGCATTCTGCAGGCTTGCGCACCTTTATGCTGGCATTCCTGGTCGGCACACTGGTTGCCATCCTGGACAGCTACGTCTTTGCCGCTTCATCCGGTCACGCATTCTTCCTGCTCTCCGCTGGAACCATTATCGGCGCTTCCATCATCACAGTGCATTCCGTCTTTTATTCATCAAAGAACCAGATTAAAGGCCTGACCACTGCTGTCGGCCTCTGGGTGTCCATTGTCATCGGCATTTCCCTGGGCCTCGGCTGCTATACCGTTGCAATTGCCGCTTACGCCGCTCTGCTCTGTATCCTGTTCTGGTTCCCGCCGCTGGAAATTGCTTTCAACAACCACTCCAATCACTTTGAAGTCCACCTGGAGCTGACCAACAGTGTCTGCCTGCAGGATTTCGTTACCGTGATCCGCCGGCTTGGACTGACCATTGATGAAATTGAGCAGAATCCTGCCTATGTGGGCAGCGGCCTGTCCGTTTACAGCATCTCAATCACCATCAGCAGTGAAATGCTGAAGAAGTACAAAACCCATTCTGAGATTATTGAAGCCCTGAAGTCCCTGGACTATGTCTATCATATTGAGGAAATGAGAGCATAA
- a CDS encoding cation:proton antiporter translates to MPVWMSWLNRGDSAVPATIISIALMLAAGFLMTRITKKLRLPNVTAYIVGGILAGPFALNLIPQTIVEGTSFLPDIALAFIAFSTGEFFRLSTLKKNGGKVITITVFESCGAAILVFLTCHLILGLNFAFSVVLGALATATAPASTIMTIRQTGAKGDFVETLLQVVALDDVVGLVLYSMAISLATAVFSSTGFHISAVLIPLGKTLLLLLLGCFFGLILKWLVGTRRSTDNRLIIAIAVLFSYCGICAVIDVSPLLGCMAMGMVYINTTEDERMFRQLNYFSPPILLLFFFRSGLSFDLGSLLNQSESIGAVPLLVVGVIYFIVRILGKYIGAWSGCRLAGKAPKVRNYLGLALIPQAGVAIGLAALGARELGGEMGHALETIILSSSVLYELIGPGAAKLSLWLSGSYSNELEEVAPVPEITETGEKKSELELLIDRIQKIQSELPVHSENENEKAFTEAAEEYYRDQTQPQPRTRRRGLRRDIF, encoded by the coding sequence TTGCCTGTCTGGATGAGCTGGCTGAACAGAGGCGATTCTGCCGTACCGGCAACAATCATCTCCATTGCGCTGATGCTTGCTGCGGGTTTCCTGATGACCCGGATTACCAAAAAGCTGCGTCTGCCCAATGTCACCGCCTATATTGTCGGCGGTATTCTTGCGGGTCCTTTTGCCCTGAATTTAATTCCGCAGACAATAGTTGAAGGAACCTCTTTCCTTCCGGATATTGCCCTGGCTTTTATTGCCTTCAGTACCGGTGAATTTTTCCGCCTTTCCACCCTGAAAAAGAACGGCGGAAAAGTCATTACCATTACGGTGTTTGAATCCTGCGGCGCCGCCATTCTCGTTTTTCTGACCTGTCATCTGATTCTCGGTCTGAACTTTGCATTTTCAGTGGTCCTCGGCGCACTGGCCACAGCCACTGCTCCCGCTTCCACCATCATGACCATTCGTCAGACAGGCGCAAAAGGCGATTTTGTCGAAACCCTGCTTCAGGTGGTTGCCCTGGATGACGTTGTTGGCCTGGTGCTCTATTCCATGGCCATTTCCCTGGCCACCGCCGTCTTCTCCAGCACCGGATTCCACATCTCTGCTGTGCTGATTCCCCTTGGAAAAACCCTGCTGCTGCTCCTGCTCGGCTGCTTCTTCGGCCTGATTCTCAAATGGCTCGTCGGCACCCGCCGCAGTACGGACAATCGGCTGATCATTGCCATTGCCGTTTTGTTTTCCTATTGCGGCATCTGCGCGGTCATTGACGTTTCCCCGCTGCTGGGTTGTATGGCCATGGGTATGGTTTATATCAACACGACGGAAGATGAACGGATGTTCCGCCAGCTGAATTATTTCAGCCCGCCGATCCTTTTGCTCTTCTTTTTCCGCAGCGGCCTGTCTTTCGACCTGGGATCACTGTTGAACCAGTCGGAAAGCATCGGTGCCGTTCCGCTGCTGGTTGTCGGAGTCATCTATTTCATCGTCCGCATCCTTGGAAAGTATATCGGTGCCTGGTCCGGATGCCGTCTTGCCGGAAAGGCGCCCAAAGTCCGTAATTACCTGGGTCTTGCGCTGATTCCGCAAGCCGGCGTAGCCATCGGTCTGGCTGCCCTGGGTGCCCGGGAGCTCGGCGGGGAAATGGGACACGCGCTGGAAACAATCATCCTGTCATCCAGTGTCCTTTATGAGCTGATCGGTCCAGGTGCTGCCAAACTTTCTCTCTGGCTTTCCGGCTCCTATTCCAACGAACTGGAAGAGGTGGCTCCGGTTCCTGAAATCACAGAAACAGGCGAAAAGAAATCCGAGCTGGAACTGCTGATCGATCGGATCCAGAAAATCCAGAGTGAACTTCCGGTCCACTCGGAAAACGAAAATGAAAAGGCTTTTACGGAGGCTGCCGAAGAGTATTACCGGGATCAGACCCAGCCGCAGCCTCGTACCCGCCGCCGCGGTCTCCGGCGCGATATTTTCTGA
- a CDS encoding alpha-glucuronidase, translated as MNLWLGKLSKTPPVTLRTPAETARFELESFFPHTPFDLYEQTDMGDAYQIVPGNDGFFSITGGSTGLLYGAYRLIMDTLCGKALSGTVTSEPKYSLRMINCWDNADGDIERGYAGRSLFFRNGRLEYSTERIQTLGRLLASVGLNVLCINNVNVHYPAQLLLEDYLPDLAALADLFRPFGVRLMVSVDFSQPMRHGISTADPLDPAVQAWWKETAGRVYAAVPDLAGFLVKADSEGRPGPFTYGRNHAEGANMLADALKPFGGVVVWRCFVYNCRQDWRDTKTDRPKAAWEHYAFLDGEFAENVILQVKHGPFDFQVREPLSPLLLGMKKTKLAMELQLAQEYTGHQIDLYTMIPMWKELYEELPADNIMSIAAVSNLGDDENYTGHPLAAVNLYTYGLLAWNPDVNAEEAVARWCRMTYDFTDDQEQTLVSLLLSSRRTYEKYTAPLGIGWMITPHEHYGPNPSGYEYDLWGTYHKADRNAVGINRTHSGTGYLDQYPEDFRRKYEDPAVCPDLFLLFYHRLPYDYRMRDGRTLIQRIYDDHFEGLEETRVMADRLLALPFPEPDASVIRDRMNQQLYSAREWCDIINTFFHRLSGAPDAHGRTIYD; from the coding sequence ATGAATCTGTGGCTCGGCAAACTCAGTAAAACCCCGCCTGTCACTCTCAGGACACCTGCGGAAACAGCACGTTTTGAACTGGAAAGCTTTTTCCCGCATACCCCTTTTGATCTGTATGAACAGACGGATATGGGTGACGCATATCAGATCGTGCCCGGTAATGACGGTTTCTTCAGCATCACAGGCGGAAGCACCGGCCTGCTGTACGGTGCATATCGCCTCATCATGGATACACTTTGCGGAAAAGCTTTATCCGGTACTGTCACCTCAGAACCGAAGTATTCCCTCCGGATGATCAACTGCTGGGACAACGCTGACGGGGATATTGAGCGCGGCTATGCCGGCCGCAGTCTTTTTTTCAGGAACGGCCGTCTCGAATACAGCACGGAGCGCATACAGACGCTCGGAAGGCTGCTGGCCTCTGTCGGGCTGAACGTTCTGTGCATTAACAATGTGAACGTCCATTACCCTGCCCAGTTGCTGCTGGAGGATTATCTTCCGGATCTGGCCGCCCTGGCGGATCTTTTCCGTCCTTTCGGCGTCCGTCTCATGGTCTCCGTGGATTTCTCCCAGCCCATGCGTCATGGCATTTCCACCGCTGATCCGCTGGATCCTGCCGTGCAGGCCTGGTGGAAGGAAACCGCAGGCCGTGTATACGCTGCTGTTCCGGATCTGGCCGGTTTCCTCGTCAAGGCAGACAGCGAAGGACGCCCCGGTCCCTTTACCTATGGCCGGAATCATGCTGAGGGCGCCAATATGCTGGCGGATGCTCTGAAACCTTTCGGAGGCGTTGTCGTCTGGCGCTGCTTTGTCTATAACTGCCGTCAGGACTGGCGTGATACAAAAACCGATCGTCCCAAAGCTGCATGGGAACACTATGCTTTCCTTGACGGTGAATTCGCGGAAAACGTCATTCTCCAGGTCAAACACGGTCCTTTTGATTTCCAGGTCCGGGAACCCCTCAGTCCCCTGCTTCTCGGGATGAAGAAAACAAAACTGGCCATGGAACTGCAGCTGGCGCAGGAATATACTGGCCATCAGATTGATCTGTACACCATGATTCCCATGTGGAAAGAACTTTATGAGGAACTGCCGGCGGACAATATCATGTCCATCGCGGCCGTTTCCAACCTGGGCGATGATGAGAATTATACCGGTCATCCGCTGGCTGCGGTGAATCTCTATACCTATGGACTTCTTGCCTGGAATCCTGACGTGAACGCTGAGGAAGCCGTTGCCCGCTGGTGCCGCATGACCTATGATTTCACAGACGATCAGGAACAGACTCTGGTCTCTTTGCTTCTTTCATCCCGCCGCACCTATGAAAAGTATACCGCTCCCCTTGGCATCGGCTGGATGATCACACCCCATGAACACTACGGACCGAATCCTTCCGGCTACGAATATGATCTCTGGGGAACCTATCACAAAGCGGACCGGAACGCTGTTGGTATCAACCGTACCCATTCAGGTACAGGATACCTGGATCAGTATCCCGAGGACTTCCGCAGGAAGTATGAAGACCCGGCAGTCTGTCCGGACCTTTTCCTGCTGTTCTATCACCGTCTGCCCTATGATTACCGTATGCGCGACGGCCGTACGCTGATTCAGCGGATCTACGATGATCATTTTGAAGGCTTGGAAGAAACCCGCGTCATGGCGGACAGGCTGCTTGCACTGCCCTTCCCTGAACCTGACGCCTCTGTTATCCGTGACCGCATGAATCAGCAGCTGTACAGCGCCAGGGAATGGTGTGATATCATCAACACCTTCTTCCACCGTCTCAGCGGTGCTCCGGACGCTCATGGCCGCACAATTTATGATTAA
- a CDS encoding alanine/glycine:cation symporter family protein, translating to MTKRLKSVPWILPGVLLMSASAAAAEEAGSGFLDHVANVNNAVNGVVWGVPALVLLAFVGILMTVLTKVFQVSHFGHWMKKTIGAVFHDKHVTSHTTDKSISQFQSLCTALAATVGTGNIVGVSGAILMGGPGAVFWMWVMAFLGMMTNYSENVLGIFYRRKNSKGEWSGGAMYYLRDGLGSKKGCKTLGRILAGLFSFFCLVAAFGIGNMTQVNAISGNMQNVFGIPTWVTGAIVMILVGLVVVGGLKRIASVTEKIVPFMVILYMIGTIAIFFINIGQIGSVFSSIFKGAFGMSAAAGGVVGYGMKLAIEWGMKRGVFSNEAGLGSSVMVHSNSNVKEPVKQGMWGIFEVFADTIVVCTLTAFAVLSSGIIDLNTGVLTEAFSSLTKNDLVATVFNKQFGVIGSSFIAISIALFAFSTVLGWSHYGTKACEYLLGEKNTVPYRVIFVLLVFGGAVMGDNLAWDLADTFNGLMMIPNLIGVIALSGVVAKITKNYVDRHLRGIQVEPMYSAFQDVQEEEEAAPPTDEDD from the coding sequence ATGACCAAGAGATTAAAGTCTGTTCCGTGGATTCTTCCGGGTGTACTGCTGATGAGTGCGTCTGCTGCTGCAGCAGAAGAAGCAGGCAGCGGTTTCCTGGATCATGTCGCGAATGTGAACAATGCCGTGAACGGCGTTGTATGGGGAGTTCCCGCCCTGGTTCTGCTTGCATTTGTAGGCATCCTGATGACCGTGCTGACGAAGGTTTTCCAGGTGTCACATTTCGGCCACTGGATGAAGAAAACCATCGGGGCTGTTTTTCATGACAAGCATGTGACCTCCCATACGACGGATAAAAGCATTTCCCAGTTCCAGAGCCTGTGTACCGCCCTGGCGGCCACAGTCGGCACCGGCAACATCGTGGGTGTTTCCGGCGCAATCCTGATGGGCGGCCCCGGCGCTGTTTTCTGGATGTGGGTCATGGCCTTTCTCGGCATGATGACCAACTATTCCGAAAATGTTCTCGGCATTTTCTACCGCCGCAAGAATTCCAAGGGCGAATGGTCCGGCGGCGCCATGTATTATCTGCGTGACGGACTGGGCTCCAAAAAAGGATGCAAAACGCTGGGACGCATTCTGGCCGGCCTGTTCTCCTTCTTTTGCCTGGTTGCCGCTTTCGGTATCGGCAATATGACGCAGGTGAACGCCATTTCCGGTAACATGCAGAACGTGTTCGGCATTCCCACCTGGGTAACCGGCGCGATTGTGATGATTCTTGTCGGCCTGGTTGTGGTGGGCGGACTGAAACGGATCGCTTCCGTTACAGAAAAGATCGTTCCTTTTATGGTGATTCTGTATATGATCGGCACGATTGCCATCTTCTTCATCAATATCGGCCAGATCGGTTCCGTGTTTTCCTCCATCTTCAAGGGCGCCTTTGGGATGAGCGCCGCGGCCGGCGGTGTTGTGGGATACGGCATGAAGCTGGCGATTGAATGGGGTATGAAACGCGGCGTCTTCTCCAACGAAGCCGGTCTTGGCTCTTCTGTTATGGTGCACTCCAACTCCAACGTCAAGGAACCGGTCAAGCAGGGCATGTGGGGCATCTTTGAAGTGTTCGCCGATACTATCGTGGTCTGCACCCTGACTGCTTTCGCCGTGCTTTCCTCCGGTATTATCGACCTGAATACCGGCGTGCTGACAGAAGCCTTCAGCAGCCTGACCAAGAACGATCTGGTCGCTACTGTGTTCAACAAACAGTTTGGCGTGATCGGATCCAGCTTCATTGCGATTTCCATTGCACTGTTCGCATTCTCCACCGTACTGGGATGGAGTCACTACGGCACGAAAGCCTGCGAATACCTGCTGGGTGAGAAAAATACCGTTCCGTACCGCGTAATCTTTGTGCTGCTGGTATTTGGCGGCGCTGTCATGGGTGACAACCTGGCATGGGACCTGGCGGACACCTTCAACGGCCTGATGATGATCCCCAACCTGATCGGCGTCATCGCCCTGTCCGGCGTTGTGGCGAAGATCACAAAGAACTATGTGGACCGTCATCTGCGCGGCATCCAGGTAGAGCCGATGTATTCCGCCTTCCAGGATGTCCAGGAAGAAGAGGAAGCGGCCCCGCCCACTGACGAGGACGACTGA
- a CDS encoding class I SAM-dependent methyltransferase, protein MKSARYLARDILSCVVQPGDTVIDATMGNGHDTVFLCEAVGPSGHVYAFDIQEQAVASTEALLRRDNLLDRADLFCCGHQHMDEHVSNPVRAVVFNLGWLPGGDHTVTTFWETTREAVSKALNLLLPGGVLVLCAYPGHPEGDRERHELTGFFATLSNKTYNVLHQRFLNAGPGAPECFVVQKLI, encoded by the coding sequence TTGAAATCAGCCAGGTATCTTGCCAGAGACATTCTTTCCTGTGTGGTGCAGCCCGGAGATACCGTCATTGACGCCACTATGGGCAACGGTCATGATACCGTTTTCCTTTGTGAAGCGGTCGGCCCGTCGGGCCACGTATATGCTTTTGATATTCAGGAGCAGGCAGTAGCCTCCACAGAAGCCCTTCTGCGCCGGGATAACCTTCTGGACCGGGCGGATCTGTTCTGCTGCGGTCACCAGCATATGGATGAGCATGTCAGCAATCCCGTCAGGGCGGTGGTATTCAATCTGGGATGGCTTCCCGGTGGAGATCATACGGTCACAACATTCTGGGAAACAACCCGGGAGGCGGTATCAAAAGCCCTGAATCTCCTGCTGCCCGGCGGTGTGCTTGTCCTCTGTGCCTACCCCGGTCATCCGGAAGGAGACAGGGAGCGCCACGAGCTGACCGGCTTTTTTGCAACTCTTTCCAATAAAACCTACAACGTGCTCCATCAACGTTTTTTGAACGCAGGTCCCGGTGCTCCGGAATGCTTCGTGGTGCAGAAACTGATCTGA
- a CDS encoding PIG-L deacetylase family protein, translated as MKKKLTGFLLFMLIICCIYMYAAAEEAKEIKTGIEFTANGKSSNFEDMQDDDFRTYFPLKEKKGWLEIHSETPVGGVYVKLFEKNGAPVEYAVQVKSGNDEWETVAEGGQYLIHWHPLKEAVNDIRIAGNSKERIRIAELQLYGEGEKPADVQDWQTIDKCDMMLLSAHPDDEILWFAGLLPTYAGERKLKVQLAVMAPTGGERKLELLHAIWHCGVTAYPEFIGLVDKNGKTVEGQYTAWKGKNRVLGLVTEVIRKHQPEVMVTHGENGEYGHGAHRTACAAAKECVKLAAKESKFPKSAKKYGTWQVKKLYLHEYKKNVIPCDWTVPLEAFGGKTGFEVAAEAFEFHRSQVRRNWQFEAVGPHDNTLFGLYFTKVGQDTGIGDFMENIQ; from the coding sequence ATGAAGAAAAAACTGACAGGATTCCTGCTTTTCATGCTGATTATTTGCTGCATATATATGTATGCCGCAGCAGAAGAAGCAAAGGAAATCAAAACCGGGATCGAGTTTACGGCCAACGGCAAATCCAGCAATTTTGAAGATATGCAGGATGATGATTTCAGAACCTACTTTCCGCTGAAGGAAAAGAAAGGCTGGCTGGAGATTCACAGCGAGACTCCCGTCGGCGGCGTTTATGTAAAGCTGTTTGAGAAAAACGGAGCGCCGGTTGAATATGCGGTCCAGGTAAAATCAGGGAACGACGAATGGGAGACCGTTGCCGAGGGCGGACAGTACCTGATACACTGGCATCCACTGAAAGAAGCTGTGAATGATATCCGCATCGCAGGGAACAGCAAGGAAAGAATCCGCATTGCTGAGCTGCAGCTTTACGGTGAAGGGGAAAAGCCCGCAGACGTACAGGACTGGCAAACCATTGACAAATGCGACATGATGCTCTTGTCCGCACATCCGGATGACGAAATTCTCTGGTTCGCAGGCCTGCTTCCGACCTATGCGGGTGAGAGAAAGCTAAAGGTGCAGCTCGCGGTGATGGCGCCGACGGGCGGAGAACGAAAACTGGAACTGCTTCATGCAATCTGGCATTGCGGAGTGACCGCTTATCCGGAATTCATCGGATTGGTGGATAAAAACGGGAAAACAGTGGAGGGACAGTATACGGCCTGGAAAGGAAAAAACAGGGTGCTGGGTCTTGTCACTGAAGTGATCCGGAAACATCAGCCGGAAGTGATGGTTACCCACGGTGAAAACGGTGAGTACGGACATGGTGCCCACAGGACGGCCTGTGCCGCGGCGAAGGAATGCGTGAAGCTTGCCGCAAAAGAAAGCAAGTTCCCCAAGAGCGCCAAGAAATACGGTACCTGGCAGGTCAAGAAACTCTACCTGCATGAATACAAGAAAAACGTGATTCCGTGTGACTGGACGGTACCGCTGGAAGCCTTTGGCGGAAAAACCGGCTTTGAAGTGGCCGCGGAAGCCTTTGAATTCCATCGCAGTCAGGTCCGGCGGAACTGGCAGTTTGAAGCGGTTGGTCCCCACGACAATACACTGTTCGGACTGTATTTTACCAAGGTCGGACAGGATACGGGAATCGGCGATTTTATGGAGAATATTCAGTAG
- a CDS encoding NlpC/P60 family protein — MKILKRICLLTAAVMILLTSAGIADRYHVLDAALSMLEEGNPFLTRYNEDTGAGIEARYPLGCPYFWGGRDTEKILEPAHPEQESDYYKTENQYLYGLDCAGFTRWVVEQAGYTPHDSISNLLNKNQYKEYVIYKAAKKTGNKRVEELNVGDILCIQHEDGGYHSAMFIGTLLDYGYTARSLPEDLRPYLHYPLLIHATGSSVYYERYRNYLEGMGDTTTQPPYGGVIVTLLDANPEDAAYHTPAVLDLETRCFDLEGYHLQVTDLSGEKQIRWIRWRQKPAK, encoded by the coding sequence ATGAAGATTCTGAAGAGAATTTGCCTGCTGACCGCAGCTGTGATGATTCTGCTGACTTCCGCAGGAATAGCGGACAGATACCATGTTCTGGATGCCGCGCTTTCCATGCTGGAGGAAGGGAATCCTTTTCTGACAAGATATAACGAGGATACCGGGGCAGGAATTGAAGCGAGATATCCGCTGGGATGCCCCTATTTCTGGGGCGGAAGGGATACAGAAAAGATCCTGGAGCCTGCTCATCCGGAACAGGAATCAGATTATTACAAAACAGAAAATCAATACCTTTACGGACTGGACTGCGCTGGCTTCACAAGATGGGTGGTTGAACAGGCGGGATACACGCCTCATGATTCCATTTCCAATCTGCTGAACAAGAATCAATATAAAGAGTACGTGATTTATAAGGCAGCAAAAAAGACCGGAAACAAACGTGTGGAAGAACTGAATGTCGGTGATATCCTTTGTATTCAGCATGAGGATGGAGGCTATCATTCCGCCATGTTTATCGGTACCCTGCTGGATTACGGATATACAGCCCGGTCTCTGCCTGAAGATCTGCGGCCTTATCTTCACTATCCGCTTCTGATTCATGCAACCGGCAGCAGCGTTTATTATGAACGCTACAGGAACTATCTGGAAGGTATGGGGGACACAACAACACAGCCTCCCTACGGGGGCGTCATTGTGACGCTGCTTGACGCGAATCCGGAAGACGCCGCCTATCATACGCCGGCGGTTCTTGATCTGGAAACCCGCTGTTTCGACCTGGAAGGATACCATCTGCAGGTGACGGATCTTTCCGGAGAAAAGCAAATCCGTTGGATTCGATGGAGACAAAAACCGGCCAAGTAA